The Bacteroidota bacterium DNA segment GCCACCCTCTTCAACTTCTTTACGCCTGTACTCTCGGATATTACAGTGCTCTCATACAATGATCTCGTGCTTGATGTATCGGTCGAAGTGGCTGATCAACTGCAAATAGCAGAGACCTATGCAGAAGCCTGATAATCGGGGAGAAACCGGAAATTAGTAAGATTACATTGCATATCGATAATAGGATCGCATTTCATGAAAGTTAAAACTCTTACAGGCCCCAGTATTCACGCCGCACTTATTGAAGCACGCCGGCTGCTCGGCGACGACGTGGTTCTTCTTGAATCTATTCCTGCAGAAGGAGATGCGCCGGCGCGAATTACCGTCATGGTAGATGTGCCTGCACCCGCGCAGCGACAACAAGAAACACCTGCCTATGCCGAAGCAGGCCAGGCCGCGCAACCCCAGGGTTATGGGTATGCACGCGCTGCACAGGGCGGTGTAATGACTGCACCGCGCACAGCAAATTATTCCACGCAGCATGCCAATTTTTCCGGCAACAATACAGCCTTTGGGCGCAAAGGAGATGGCCGGAGGAATACAGCCCTGCAGTCGTATTCGCATGGCCTCACAACTGCGCCACGCAAAGACCGGAATGCATTGTACGCTCCCGAAGGAAGCAACCTGCCAGCTAAAGCTGATCAGTTTCAGGACGTACTGGAATCTCAACTCCAACTCATTCACAACCGGCTCGACCAACTCGATCGGAAATTTGAAGGCGCCATCATTGGTTCTGGCATTCGGTGGGCATCACACGAATTGTACGCAAAATTGCTACGCCAGGGCATGCGGCCAGCTACCGTAACGCGGTTCTTTGAGCAACTCGTTGAAAAAGGATTCGAGCCCAACCATAACCCCCAGAAAATTCGCTGGGCGTTGGCACAGGTGATCCGAAACGGCCTTAAGATGGCTACCCCAAAGCGGTATTCCGGCACGGTGATGTTCATTGGTCCGAGCGGCGCCGGCAAAACTTCGTTGCTCCTTAAAGCAGCAACACACCCAAGCTTCTTTGGCCGGCACAAAGCCACCGTTATTTCCATTCTGCCGGAAGAAGGCTCAGATCTGCCTTACCAGAATCCGGCAGAACTGTATTCGCGTTACGGGATTTCGGTTCAAACGGTACGCGACATTGAACAAATGAATGAAGCGCTCGACAGGGCAGAATCGTTTGACCAGGTGCTGATTGATACACCGCCGATGCCTGTACACGAAGCCGGCGCACGTAAGATGCTGCTGCACTTGAAGCGACTTGTCGAGCCGCTGATGCCAATCCAGATTCACATGGTGCTCAATGCAACCCGCGCCCTCGATGAATTTGACACGTCATACCTGCAGCGGCTACCGCTCAGAACAGACGCCATAGCCTTTACACACCTCGACGAAACCCGTTGCCTCGGCCGTATTGCCGAATGGATCATGGAAACGAAATTGCCCGTGCAATTTGCGTCTTCCAGCCCCAAAGTACCGGAAGGCGTCGGAGCGTTTACCCCGAGCTGGTTTGTAGAAGAGATGATGCGGATCCTCTAACAGATTTTGTTACGAGCATATCCATACCGGGTGCCTGAAGTTACCCCGCAGGCGCCAGTTTTATTGCATCATCCAACCCTATGAATATGAAGCTACAATCTACAACGCTGACCATTGCCAGTGGAAAAGGCGGTGTTGGCAAAAGCGTCGTATCCGTAAACCTGGCTGAGACCCTCGCTGCACTTGGTTACCGCGTAGTCCTGGTCGACGTAGACCTCGGACAGGGCGCATGCTCCCTGCTGCTTAATGAGAGTCCGGACGCCAGCGTAATGGACTACGCCCGACACACTGTACTGAAAGAACAGGTTTTACATACAACAATGTCGGGCATCACCCTGATACAGGGCGCACTCGACCCGGGTTTTGCCGGCGTTCACCTGCAAAGCCTCTTTGAAAAGCTCGACAGCCTCATCGCGTCGCTTCAACAGACCCATGACTTTGTCCTTATCGACACGCCGGCTGGAACAGAAGGTGCCGTGCGATGGGCACTGGATAAAGCAGATCTTGGCATCCTCGTGCTCGTTGGTGAACCAACAGCCATTTCGGATGCCTACCGTCTGGCGCGTATGATTTGGGATATTGCACCAGATTATCCCCTTGGTGCCATCGTGAACTTTGCAGACACTGAAGCAGAGGCACGAAGCATCGCAGATCGATTTGGGAAGGTTACCGAACATTTTACAGGCCGGGTAACAAAATACCTTGGCTGGGTACCTTTTTCCGCTCAAATACGCAGATCTGTGAGCAAGCAGACGCCGGCAGTCCGAAGCGAAGGTCCAGTGCAAAAAGCTTTTCAGTCTTTGGCGCACAATCTGACGCAGGACGCCCTCTTTTCGCCGGCTCTCTTAAGCATGAACTAAACGGAAGCGCATTCTCGCGCCACACAGTCCATTGCTGGCACACATCTTGAATACCTATACCTAAACCTCAAATTAACAGACACTTATGCGTGCATTATTTGTCCAGATCAGTGGCATAGCAGGTGTGCTTACGTTCCTGAATAACCTTTGGCATAATGCTTCTGTCGAGCGAACGGTTTTTTTAAGCCTGGCCGTTGGCTTATCCATTTATTTCGTCCTGACCATTGGCGACAACGTCATTAAGCAAATCCTGAGTCAGCCGGTACCCAAAGTACCCGAAGACGCGAAGGTCAAGAACGAAACCCTGGGTAACAGCGCTCCTGGCACGCCGACAAGACGTCCGGCAAAGGCTTAATTCCTCCTGTACTTGCGATTAACACAGTAACTGCCTCATGGCATTGTAAACCCGTGCACTTCTCATGGCCCAAGACCTCCAAAGCCTCGCAGCCCAGCATGCAGAAACACCCTCTCCTAAAAACAGAGAGTCAGTAGTCGTTGCGGCCGTTCCGCTGGTACGATCGCTGGTAGGCCGGCTGAGTATCCCCGACCATCCCCTCGCCTCCCGAGAGGACCTCGAAAATGTCGGCCTACTCGGCCTCCTGCAGGCACTGGATGGATATGATCCGGAACGTGGTACCCCGTTTGTTTCTTATGCATACGGCAGGATCCGAGGCGCCCTCGTCGATTACCTCCGCTCCATTGATGCGCTTCCCCGCGAGCGTCGCAGACAACTGGCTGAAGCCCAGCAAGCGGTTGAAACACTCCGGCAAATGCTCGGCGCAGAGCCCGACGATCACCAGGTAGCTGAACACCTCGGCCTGAGCCTGATCGATTACCACACCTTGCTCACAGACGCCCAGTGTCGTTTTGCACTTTCGCTGTACGACACAGCCAGCACGGAAGGTGAGCAAACCGTTGTGGAAACCATTCCAAACGATGAAGCCCTCATTGCATTTGATCGGGTAGATAAAGCGTCGTTGCACGCTTATATCGGTACACTGATCAAAGACCTCTCGGAGCGTGAGCAAACGATTCTGGCGCTTTATTATTACGAAAACCTTACCCTGCGTGAAATAGCCGGCCTGCTGGGCCTCACGGAAGCACGCATTTCCCAAATCCTCGGTAAGGTACTCCTAACCCTCCGTACCCGCCTCGCAAAAACCAAGTCTTTGGCTACATAAAGAATCCCTTTCGTTTTAGCGGAAATTGACCGCTGTGATGAATATCGAACACCGAACAAAGAATTTTGATTATTGAAGGATAGACCTTCGACATTCAAAATTCCTTGTTCGGTGTTCTGCGGTTCATCAAAACCCCCTGCCCTGAGATGAA contains these protein-coding regions:
- a CDS encoding P-loop NTPase, whose protein sequence is MKLQSTTLTIASGKGGVGKSVVSVNLAETLAALGYRVVLVDVDLGQGACSLLLNESPDASVMDYARHTVLKEQVLHTTMSGITLIQGALDPGFAGVHLQSLFEKLDSLIASLQQTHDFVLIDTPAGTEGAVRWALDKADLGILVLVGEPTAISDAYRLARMIWDIAPDYPLGAIVNFADTEAEARSIADRFGKVTEHFTGRVTKYLGWVPFSAQIRRSVSKQTPAVRSEGPVQKAFQSLAHNLTQDALFSPALLSMN
- a CDS encoding flagellar biosynthesis protein FlhF; this encodes MKVKTLTGPSIHAALIEARRLLGDDVVLLESIPAEGDAPARITVMVDVPAPAQRQQETPAYAEAGQAAQPQGYGYARAAQGGVMTAPRTANYSTQHANFSGNNTAFGRKGDGRRNTALQSYSHGLTTAPRKDRNALYAPEGSNLPAKADQFQDVLESQLQLIHNRLDQLDRKFEGAIIGSGIRWASHELYAKLLRQGMRPATVTRFFEQLVEKGFEPNHNPQKIRWALAQVIRNGLKMATPKRYSGTVMFIGPSGAGKTSLLLKAATHPSFFGRHKATVISILPEEGSDLPYQNPAELYSRYGISVQTVRDIEQMNEALDRAESFDQVLIDTPPMPVHEAGARKMLLHLKRLVEPLMPIQIHMVLNATRALDEFDTSYLQRLPLRTDAIAFTHLDETRCLGRIAEWIMETKLPVQFASSSPKVPEGVGAFTPSWFVEEMMRIL
- a CDS encoding FliA/WhiG family RNA polymerase sigma factor, with product MAQDLQSLAAQHAETPSPKNRESVVVAAVPLVRSLVGRLSIPDHPLASREDLENVGLLGLLQALDGYDPERGTPFVSYAYGRIRGALVDYLRSIDALPRERRRQLAEAQQAVETLRQMLGAEPDDHQVAEHLGLSLIDYHTLLTDAQCRFALSLYDTASTEGEQTVVETIPNDEALIAFDRVDKASLHAYIGTLIKDLSEREQTILALYYYENLTLREIAGLLGLTEARISQILGKVLLTLRTRLAKTKSLAT